GATTCATGGATCTCTCGGTTCGAGAAATAAGAGGATCGAACCATTTCTTCTGACTCTTTTTCACATTCGATAAATGTTGGTTGATCATATATTTCATTATAGTTATATGATTCAGAGTATCATTTCCTATTTGATCCCTTTGAATTCCATATTCGAAGTTGCGATCGGATCTATTCATTAAAAAGAATCTATTCGATAGATTTCTTATGTACCCATAGGTGCTATATTGGATTTGAATCAGATTTCGGATCAATCTATATTGATTGACTGCCTCCATTATGTTGTTGCTAGCAAATACCACTATTTTGGGTTTTGGATCTTCCAAACCATTCCTGCAGGAGATCCGGACCCATTTTTTTCTGATCCTTCGATAAAAAGATTCATTCTCTTCATCAAAAATATGAGGTAGAACCAATAAAGAGTTCTTTTTCGATTCATCCCTGGAGTTGAATACCTCATTCAAGAATTTTTTTTGATCCAACCCGTAGGAATCAATAGAAAAGGCAAATCCCTTATGATACACCGGATCAGGCTCGGTTATTGATAGAGTGAATAGATCTGCCATTTCTTGAAATCTCTCTTCTGATTCAAAATCGTGGTGCAACGTGTATCTCCCTTTGTTCCGGTCATGGAATAGATGGAATAAATCACAAAATGGGTTTTTGTTCAAGAATGAGATCTTATTAGAACTGTCCATATCCGGTTCATCCTTCGGAACCATATCACATCCCCGATCTGATGAAATAGGATGAATTGAGACGGTATTTTGTAAATACGTAATTATCTTGAATATATCAACCATTTCTTTCTTTTCCGATCGCCTGGAAGGGACAAAAGAAAAAACATCTTGTTGTTTCTTCAACAATTTCTGATCTCTAGTGAACCTCTCAGTAGCATTCGAAACCAGATGAAGTTCTGACCATCTGTCGGAGAAAAAAGAACGAATTGATCTTGTAGGATTCCCAAGAAATTCTTCGATTTTTTCCGGAAACAGATGATTATTCATCTGCTTTTCACGTTCCGTGAATAGCCGGGACATTGAGGAATATCCAGAAGGGTATTTCGGGAATCGATCTGATTCTATCTCTGTTCGTTCCGTTTGAAGAGAGGAAGGATCCCAAAGAATCAATCTTTCTTTTAGTTGCTGAATCTCTGTTTGATTGATCAATGTGTGATATTCCGAATCCTCATTCCTAATGGAATCGAAATGATCTCTGGATTGATCAGAAGATCCTTTCAATTGGCTAGAATCCGTTACTTGAACGAAAATAGATCTTGTGGAATCATATTGAATATTTGACGATACATTCCGTACCTTGCTAAAAAACCGATCCTTGTTTACCAACCACATATTGTCTAACCAAATCAAATTCTCTCTCGATACGTTCCTCAAAAAATCCGATTCGTGCTGATTCTTCCCCCAACTAACGAAGAGATCTTGGTGGAATTGCCACATATGAAATTGAGCACAATTTTGCAAAGAAATATCCCACTTGTTTCTCGAGAAGAGATGGGAAACATGCTCAATATCATTTGATGGAATAGTTGCCTCAGCTCCTTGTTGTTTGAGGAAACCCTCCACTTCAATTGGTCTTTTTTCACGAAAAGCAGACATGAGATAACAAATCAAGTGTTTCGCTAAGATTTCGAATAGCTGTCCCGAATTCAAATTGATTATGTTTCGCTTCTTCCTCGGAGAAACACGATCAAACAATTCCCAACCATGGTCCTTGCGGATCGGATCATCCATATAGGATACAAAAAGAAACTCCAGATATTTGATATCTTTCTCTTTGAATGAGATCTCAATTCCAGCTACTGTTTCATTAGATATCTTACAACTAGAATCCCTCTTTTTTCCGATCCAGTTCCTCCACCACCGCGAACCCCAGTTAGATTCAGGCATGATACACTTTTTAGTTATTGGGAGGACCCAAGTACTCTCTTTCGGATCCATGAAACAACTCTCAGAGATCTTTTTCCCTTTTGGAAGATACAGGAGCGAAACAATCAACCTATTGATATTGGGAGACCAAAAAGATTCTTCCAATGTATCATTTCTGGGTCCAATGGAATTCATAGGTATAGGAAGAAGCCCCATCAAATAGAGATTTTTTCTTTCGACCATATTTCGATTGTTAATACGATATATAAGGACCGCTACTACAAGCAGTACTACACCTTTGATCGTGAAAGTGAAATATCGATTGCTTGTTGAACCCTGTGAATCACGTGAAAGCAGGACACTCCAAGTTTGGGGGCCAAGGAGTTTCACAAAACGTTCTTGGTGGAAAAAAATGTGAGTGAAAGACACCACTGAATCGAATTTGGTCCATGAATCTAAGAAATAGCGAGAATTCTTGATCTCTCTCAATATCTCTCTCAATTCCAAAATACAGGATTTGAATTGATGCCGTTTCATTGATTTCTCCTAAACGAAAGATTATATTTCAATTGAAATCCACTTACACAAAGACAGCCCCCGTTGATGACGAGTCTCCGCGAAGCATCCATGGCTGAATGGTTAAAGCGCCCAACTCATAATTGGCAAATTCGTAGGTTCAATTCCTGCTGGATGCACGCGAATTGGAACGTTCAATAATAGAATTGGCTCCGTATCAACGGAATCTCATCATCCATAGATAACTAATTGGTATATTCATACTATAAGAATAAGATAGAAACGGTAGAAACGGTAAGAATTCTAATTCTTATAGATACTGGAACTCATAGGGAAGAAAATGGATTTATGGATGGAATCAAATATGCAGTATTTACAGAAAAAAGTATTCGGTTATTGGGGAACAATCAATATACTTCTAATGTCGAATCAGGATCAACTAGGACAGAAATAAAGCATTGGATCGAACTCTTCTTTGGTGTCAAGGTAGTAGCTATGAATAGCCATCGACTCCCGGGAAAGGGTAGAAGAATGGGACCTATTATGCGACATACAATGCATTACAGACGTATGATCATTACGCTTCAACCGGGTTATTCTATTCCACCTCTTATAGAGAAAAGAACTTAAATAAAAAAAAATAAATACTTAATAACATGGCCATACATTTATACAAAACTTCTACCCCTAGCACACGCAAAGGAGCCGTAGACAGTCAAGCGAAATCCAATCCACGAACAAATTTGATCTATGGACAGCATCGTTGTGGTAAAGGTCGTAATGCCAGAGGAATCATTACCGCAAGGCATAGAGGGGGAGGTCATAAGCGTCTATACCGTAAAATCGATTTTCGACGGA
This region of Nymphaea colorata chloroplast, complete genome genomic DNA includes:
- the rpl23 gene encoding ribosomal protein L23; translation: MDGIKYAVFTEKSIRLLGNNQYTSNVESGSTRTEIKHWIELFFGVKVVAMNSHRLPGKGRRMGPIMRHTMHYRRMIITLQPGYSIPPLIEKRT